A region of Bernardetia sp. DNA encodes the following proteins:
- a CDS encoding sensor histidine kinase, which translates to MSKPVSYSFLFIALATLLAGLGFRYFLVNTKDYNEYRQEVSNKVDKELEVAEQELTQLEEAVIQNYKKLDFSLITSNTGKYPIYIFRNSELLFWTDNTYILSYDQLKNKYSEYTIETPKGLFLIKQKIIVTKYDNMTGVVLIPLASEYKIYNQFLTLGVNPKLFSKPDIGIQLTPEGSSYRIYGTGSNLLFALIFPSDYSWQSSQNYTVLFFMLISCIFVFLQARISMLYHLKNGKVWSAFFILLSTFLGIRFLMLFLDLPNSAVPTLLFNARYYASSIVAPSLGDLFLNVVCIFIISSFLFVHFSELSHMRSIGSRKRKKFGIVIAIALSFAVAFYHFINIRNLYIHSPQISLDFTRELDFSLLKITALLIGILTATTYFLLIHILVRFVEWLHVDKKKIISMVMIGMLIGWIISGIYAFSVHANISDGWIALAHTIYILIVIFVELPRSERSFTYQIFIYIFLGAITTSIMSSYIIYCFEQTREKTAKENFAEQLLLENDLQGEFLLNDVVESLPYDPIIKNRLMTSFTTKDIISRKIRKFYLDYYFDKYDIKVHLFNGNGMPYENTMTYDEMYSRYAQKEYSTEYESIFLVHDLPTNTKRYFAFSEISRSGVKIGKIVLELQLKKVVSNSVYPNLLSDNPYLTYNRWGGRNAWSYAILKNGEPIYTQGNFVYEKDFLTNFDSQKTFSTSSYKHLLVTENNDEKAVVISSVKYPLKSILTNFSMQFICIVLMMLLLLAIYRFYFRQQPFAFNLTGKIQLYLNLAFFLPTILLSILIVSILNSENKNQTIETYFQKAENVAQNFSDKLSDYVIDKDISKDELLESLEEIARLTQTEINVFDRNGVLLASSQPTIYDNGLVSSLINPKAMALLIEQKQNKAILSESIGKLNYNSAYVVVKSPETGRVMGIIDVPFFESQRYADEQIVEVVSTILNVFTGIFLLLVVLSFFASRDLTQPLNLVTSRLKRITLSGDNKPLDYKSDDEIGLLAGEYNKMLVKLEESRAALAASEKESAWREMAKQVAHEIKNPLTPMKLTLQHLQRVLANEESPAERSIKSLLTQVDTLSDIATSFSAFAKMPIPKSERFDVSMVLQETLILYKNDGSVRLDAILDQGEFYINGDSKLMGRILTNLILNGIQAVQDKDPHINVVLEKTNQKSPETILIYIRDNGKGIDEETAKKLFIPNFTTKSTGSGIGLSVAKRGIEHAGGKIWFETEPYFGTTFFIELPLVE; encoded by the coding sequence ATGTCAAAACCTGTTTCTTATTCTTTCTTGTTTATTGCATTAGCTACTCTGCTAGCTGGTTTGGGCTTTCGATACTTTTTGGTAAATACGAAGGATTATAATGAATATAGACAAGAAGTAAGCAATAAAGTAGATAAGGAGTTAGAAGTTGCTGAACAAGAACTTACACAACTAGAGGAAGCTGTTATTCAAAACTACAAAAAACTAGATTTTTCCCTCATCACTTCCAACACAGGAAAATATCCAATTTATATTTTTAGGAATAGTGAACTGCTTTTCTGGACAGACAATACCTATATATTGTCTTATGACCAACTCAAAAATAAGTATTCAGAATATACCATCGAAACACCAAAGGGTCTGTTTCTGATAAAACAAAAAATTATCGTTACCAAATATGATAATATGACAGGTGTTGTACTGATTCCACTTGCTTCTGAATACAAAATCTACAATCAGTTTCTTACGTTAGGTGTAAACCCAAAGCTCTTTTCAAAACCAGATATAGGCATACAACTCACTCCAGAGGGTTCATCTTATAGAATTTATGGAACAGGAAGTAATCTACTATTTGCACTTATTTTTCCCTCTGATTATAGCTGGCAATCTTCACAAAACTATACAGTGCTTTTCTTTATGCTCATCTCCTGTATTTTTGTGTTTTTGCAAGCTCGCATTTCGATGCTTTACCATCTCAAAAATGGAAAAGTTTGGTCAGCTTTTTTTATTTTACTGTCCACTTTCCTTGGCATTCGTTTTTTGATGCTATTTTTAGATTTACCCAATAGTGCTGTTCCTACTTTGCTTTTCAATGCTCGTTATTATGCCTCTTCGATAGTTGCTCCTTCGTTGGGAGATTTGTTTTTAAATGTAGTCTGTATTTTTATTATCAGTAGTTTTCTATTTGTACACTTTAGCGAACTCTCACACATGAGAAGCATTGGCAGCCGAAAACGTAAAAAGTTTGGCATCGTGATAGCTATTGCTCTGTCTTTTGCTGTTGCTTTCTATCATTTTATAAATATTCGTAACCTTTATATTCACTCGCCTCAAATTTCCTTAGACTTTACAAGAGAACTAGACTTTTCTCTACTAAAAATAACTGCTCTTCTGATAGGTATCTTGACAGCCACAACTTATTTTTTGCTGATTCATATATTAGTTAGGTTTGTAGAATGGCTACATGTGGACAAGAAGAAGATAATCTCAATGGTTATGATAGGAATGTTGATAGGTTGGATAATCAGTGGTATTTATGCTTTTAGTGTACACGCTAATATTTCAGATGGTTGGATTGCCCTTGCTCATACTATCTATATTTTGATAGTTATTTTTGTAGAATTGCCACGTTCGGAACGTTCTTTTACCTATCAAATCTTTATCTATATATTTTTAGGGGCAATTACTACTTCTATTATGAGTAGTTATATCATCTATTGTTTCGAACAGACAAGAGAAAAAACAGCCAAAGAAAATTTTGCTGAACAGCTTTTATTAGAAAATGATTTGCAAGGAGAGTTTTTACTCAATGACGTTGTCGAATCTTTGCCCTACGACCCTATTATTAAAAATAGACTTATGACATCCTTTACTACAAAGGATATTATTTCAAGAAAAATACGCAAGTTTTATTTAGACTATTATTTTGATAAGTATGATATAAAAGTGCATTTGTTTAATGGAAATGGAATGCCTTATGAAAACACCATGACCTATGATGAGATGTACTCTAGGTATGCGCAAAAAGAGTACAGTACAGAATATGAAAGTATTTTCCTAGTTCATGATTTGCCCACCAATACTAAACGCTATTTTGCTTTTAGTGAAATTAGTAGAAGTGGTGTCAAGATTGGAAAAATTGTGTTAGAATTACAGCTCAAAAAAGTGGTTTCGAATAGTGTTTATCCAAATCTTTTATCAGACAATCCTTATTTAACATATAACCGTTGGGGAGGAAGAAATGCGTGGAGTTATGCTATTCTTAAAAATGGCGAACCCATATACACACAAGGAAATTTTGTTTATGAAAAAGATTTTCTAACAAACTTTGATAGTCAAAAAACCTTTTCCACTTCCTCCTATAAGCATCTTTTAGTAACAGAAAACAATGACGAAAAAGCTGTTGTTATTTCATCTGTAAAATATCCTTTAAAATCTATACTGACCAATTTTTCAATGCAATTTATCTGTATTGTATTGATGATGCTTTTGCTTTTGGCAATTTATCGTTTCTACTTTAGACAACAGCCTTTTGCCTTTAACCTTACTGGAAAAATTCAGCTTTATCTCAACCTTGCGTTTTTCCTTCCTACCATTCTTTTGAGTATTCTGATTGTCAGTATTCTTAATTCAGAAAATAAAAATCAGACCATAGAAACCTATTTTCAAAAGGCTGAAAATGTGGCACAAAACTTTTCAGACAAGCTAAGTGATTATGTTATTGATAAGGATATTTCAAAAGACGAACTACTAGAATCATTAGAAGAAATTGCTCGCCTCACACAAACCGAAATCAATGTTTTTGACAGAAATGGTGTTCTTTTAGCTTCTTCCCAACCCACCATTTACGACAACGGATTGGTTTCTTCACTCATCAATCCAAAGGCAATGGCATTGCTTATCGAACAAAAACAAAACAAAGCCATTTTGAGTGAGTCTATTGGAAAGCTAAATTATAATTCTGCCTATGTAGTGGTCAAATCTCCAGAAACAGGCAGAGTGATGGGGATTATTGATGTTCCTTTTTTTGAATCTCAACGCTATGCAGATGAGCAGATTGTGGAAGTAGTTTCTACCATCCTCAATGTTTTTACAGGAATATTTTTGCTTTTGGTAGTGCTTTCATTTTTTGCTTCTCGTGATTTGACACAGCCATTGAATCTTGTTACATCTCGTTTGAAAAGAATTACGCTTAGTGGAGATAATAAGCCTTTGGATTATAAATCAGATGATGAAATTGGTCTTCTAGCTGGAGAATACAATAAGATGTTGGTAAAACTAGAGGAAAGTAGAGCTGCTCTGGCTGCTAGTGAAAAAGAATCGGCGTGGAGAGAAATGGCAAAACAAGTAGCACACGAGATAAAAAATCCTCTAACCCCGATGAAACTGACATTACAACATTTACAAAGAGTGCTTGCTAATGAAGAGTCTCCTGCCGAGCGTTCTATAAAAAGTTTGCTTACACAAGTAGATACACTAAGCGATATTGCGACTTCTTTTTCAGCATTTGCCAAAATGCCTATTCCTAAGAGTGAACGTTTTGATGTTTCGATGGTCTTGCAAGAAACTTTAATTCTTTACAAAAATGATGGAAGCGTTCGTTTAGATGCTATCCTAGACCAAGGAGAGTTTTATATCAATGGAGATTCAAAGCTAATGGGACGTATCTTGACAAACCTTATTTTGAATGGAATACAGGCAGTTCAAGATAAAGACCCACATATTAATGTTGTTTTGGAAAAAACAAATCAGAAATCCCCTGAAACGATATTGATTTATATTCGTGATAATGGAAAGGGAATTGATGAAGAAACAGCTAAAAAGCTCTTTATTCCTAACTTCACAACCAAATCAACAGGGTCTGGAATTGGTCTTTCAGTTGCCAAACGTGGAATAGAACACGCAGGAGGAAAAATTTGGTTCGAAACAGAACCTTATTTTGGAACAACCTTTTTTATAGAACTGCCTTTGGTAGAATAG
- a CDS encoding aminotransferase class V-fold PLP-dependent enzyme, translating to MKIYLTPGPSENYFIVEEAIKEALKNKVTAISHRSKEFKAIFEHTVSELRELLQLPANFSMAFTGSANEIWERILQNCVEKESFHLVNGSFSKKFYQFAEQLHLSPSKYEVKFGEGFEVENINVPSSAELIAVIQNETSSGVQFPVENIAKIREKNHDKLIVVDAVSSLPYANLDYSVIDSVYFSVQKGFGVPAGLGVWVYNDKMIEKAKNLEAKGKSIGTYHSLLELDKYAKQNQTPETPNVLAIYVLGKVAEAMNKKGMAMIRRETDYKAELLYHTLEKTEFLSPVINDKVKRSKTVVVANVEKGTSSDVVAFLEKKKILIGKGYGSYKDSQIRIANFPTHSKELIEQVADFLMEYGK from the coding sequence ATGAAAATCTATCTTACCCCCGGACCTTCTGAAAACTATTTTATTGTAGAAGAAGCCATCAAAGAAGCCTTAAAAAATAAAGTAACAGCCATTTCACATCGTAGTAAAGAGTTTAAAGCTATCTTTGAGCATACTGTTTCAGAGCTTAGAGAATTGCTTCAACTTCCTGCTAATTTTTCGATGGCTTTTACAGGGTCTGCCAACGAAATTTGGGAGCGTATTCTGCAAAACTGTGTAGAAAAAGAAAGTTTTCATTTAGTTAATGGCTCATTTTCTAAGAAGTTTTATCAGTTTGCAGAGCAGCTTCATCTTAGTCCTTCGAAATATGAAGTAAAGTTTGGGGAAGGCTTTGAGGTAGAAAATATTAATGTTCCTTCATCTGCCGAACTTATTGCTGTTATCCAAAATGAAACAAGTAGTGGAGTTCAGTTTCCAGTAGAAAATATAGCCAAAATACGAGAGAAAAACCACGACAAACTCATTGTTGTAGATGCAGTTTCGTCGTTGCCGTATGCCAATCTTGATTATTCTGTGATAGATTCAGTTTATTTTTCTGTACAGAAGGGTTTTGGTGTTCCTGCTGGGTTGGGTGTTTGGGTATATAATGACAAAATGATAGAAAAAGCCAAAAACTTAGAGGCAAAAGGAAAATCTATTGGCACATATCACTCACTTTTGGAATTGGACAAGTACGCAAAACAAAACCAAACTCCAGAAACGCCAAATGTCTTAGCAATTTATGTCTTGGGAAAGGTAGCCGAAGCGATGAACAAAAAAGGAATGGCTATGATTCGAAGAGAGACAGATTATAAGGCAGAGCTTCTATATCATACCTTAGAAAAAACGGAATTTTTGTCTCCTGTAATTAATGATAAAGTCAAACGTTCAAAGACAGTTGTAGTGGCAAATGTAGAAAAAGGAACTTCCTCTGATGTGGTTGCATTCTTAGAGAAGAAAAAAATCTTGATAGGCAAAGGCTACGGAAGCTACAAAGACTCACAAATCCGAATTGCTAATTTTCCAACTCATTCAAAAGAACTAATAGAACAAGTAGCTGACTTTTTAATGGAATATGGGAAATAA
- a CDS encoding Fe(3+) ABC transporter substrate-binding protein produces MNRIFLSAILFILSLSFFSCNGNKKDNAETTTDSTTVAEEVKEVNVYSHRHYESDKNLFEEFEKQTGIKVNVVKASADELINKLEMEGQNSPADILITVDAGRLHRAKAKDLLQPIESEVLFTNIPAHLRDADNQWFGITKRARVIVYDKEKVKPEDFSTYESLADAKAKGKLLIRSSSNVYNQSLLASVIANSDEGTAKKWATGVVTNMAREPKGGDRDQIKAIAAGEGTLAVTNTYYFAQMLNDTDEANVNAAKKVAVIFPNQDGRGTHINVSGAAVTKYAPNKENAIKLIEFLTSKEAQEVYVREEMEYPVRTDVEMAQTLKDWGTFKEDTLNLSKLGENQEKAVIIFDEVSWK; encoded by the coding sequence ATGAACCGTATTTTTTTAAGTGCTATTTTATTTATCCTGTCTCTTTCATTTTTCTCTTGCAATGGCAATAAAAAAGATAATGCAGAAACAACTACTGACTCTACTACTGTAGCAGAAGAAGTGAAGGAAGTAAATGTATATTCGCATCGTCATTATGAGTCTGATAAAAATCTTTTTGAAGAGTTTGAAAAACAAACAGGCATTAAAGTAAATGTTGTGAAGGCTTCGGCTGATGAGCTTATCAACAAACTAGAAATGGAAGGACAAAATTCACCTGCTGATATTCTGATAACTGTAGATGCTGGGCGTTTGCATAGAGCTAAAGCAAAAGACCTTTTACAGCCGATTGAATCAGAAGTTTTGTTTACAAATATTCCTGCTCACTTGAGAGATGCAGATAATCAGTGGTTTGGCATTACAAAGCGTGCTAGAGTTATTGTTTATGATAAAGAAAAAGTAAAGCCAGAAGACTTTTCTACTTATGAGAGTCTTGCTGATGCAAAAGCTAAAGGAAAACTACTTATCCGTTCATCTAGCAATGTGTACAACCAGTCGCTTTTAGCTTCAGTTATTGCCAATTCGGATGAAGGAACAGCTAAAAAATGGGCTACTGGTGTAGTCACAAATATGGCAAGAGAGCCAAAAGGAGGCGACCGTGACCAAATCAAAGCCATTGCAGCAGGAGAAGGAACACTTGCTGTAACAAACACCTATTACTTTGCTCAAATGCTCAACGATACAGATGAAGCCAACGTAAATGCAGCAAAAAAAGTAGCTGTTATTTTCCCAAATCAAGATGGAAGAGGAACACATATCAACGTAAGTGGAGCAGCTGTAACCAAATATGCACCTAATAAAGAAAATGCTATCAAACTGATTGAGTTTTTGACAAGCAAAGAAGCACAAGAAGTCTATGTAAGAGAAGAAATGGAATATCCTGTTCGCACAGACGTAGAGATGGCACAAACACTAAAAGATTGGGGAACATTCAAAGAAGATACTCTCAACCTTTCAAAACTAGGCGAAAACCAAGAAAAAGCTGTTATCATTTTTGATGAAGTGAGTTGGAAATAA
- a CDS encoding AAA family ATPase — MEKLIVKNFKAIEYAEIEVNDLTFFIGQQASGKSTLAKLVYFFKTLGKFIGNELLYQENTYDVSQIEKKIEHIIWVFFLALFGNNENFYINFVYANGNSIKFFASEEVGFTLQDDNDFLSKLSEELIQPIEELNSLRKTDTSFNDRIFKLWEDKIDRELNKYLPYKKDNIYFPAGRSFLSLVDKNIIEIGRGYREEFENYIRQAETGDSGSPLLYPTINENALLISSYINHCLDLKKTFKTLSNIIFQDKNLIEFVVKQEQILKGNYFQNNGEEGINTEKNKILLQNTSSGQQEAIRLLQDIKSLIIYNKKTAFRVYEEPEAHLFPASQKALMEMIVILLNSNPNVQLLISTHTPYLLAVLNTLMKAKKLEKQLGENDLTLDSLVPKEERLDSSRVRVYSAKQTENGRFVFENVVNQETQSIDAEIIDKVSEEIGTTYEQLLDLQSNLSNSVSE, encoded by the coding sequence ATGGAAAAACTGATAGTAAAGAACTTCAAAGCCATAGAATATGCCGAAATAGAAGTAAATGACCTTACTTTTTTTATTGGACAACAAGCTAGTGGAAAAAGTACACTCGCTAAGTTGGTGTATTTTTTTAAGACTTTGGGGAAGTTTATTGGTAATGAATTACTTTATCAAGAAAATACTTATGATGTTTCTCAAATAGAAAAGAAAATTGAACATATTATTTGGGTATTTTTCTTAGCTCTATTTGGCAACAATGAAAATTTCTACATAAATTTTGTTTATGCTAATGGTAACTCTATAAAGTTTTTTGCAAGTGAAGAAGTGGGTTTTACATTACAAGATGATAATGATTTTTTATCAAAACTATCTGAAGAATTAATACAACCCATCGAAGAATTAAATTCATTGCGAAAAACAGATACTTCATTTAATGATAGAATATTCAAATTGTGGGAAGACAAAATTGATAGAGAATTAAATAAATATTTGCCTTATAAAAAAGATAATATTTATTTTCCTGCTGGGCGAAGTTTTTTGTCTTTAGTCGATAAAAATATAATAGAGATTGGAAGAGGATATAGAGAAGAGTTTGAAAATTATATAAGACAAGCCGAAACAGGAGATTCAGGCTCTCCTTTATTATATCCTACTATTAATGAAAATGCTTTACTCATTTCTTCTTATATTAATCATTGTTTAGACTTAAAAAAAACTTTTAAAACTCTAAGTAACATTATTTTCCAAGATAAAAATTTGATAGAGTTTGTGGTTAAACAAGAACAAATTTTAAAGGGAAATTATTTTCAAAATAATGGAGAAGAAGGAATAAACACAGAAAAAAATAAAATACTTTTACAAAACACTTCATCAGGACAACAAGAAGCAATCAGACTTTTACAAGATATTAAGAGCCTTATAATTTATAACAAAAAAACAGCCTTCCGAGTGTACGAAGAACCTGAAGCGCATTTATTTCCTGCCTCACAAAAAGCATTAATGGAAATGATTGTAATTTTATTAAATTCTAATCCAAATGTACAATTACTTATTTCTACGCATACGCCGTATTTATTGGCTGTTTTGAATACGTTGATGAAGGCAAAAAAATTAGAAAAACAGCTAGGAGAAAATGATTTGACTTTAGATTCTTTAGTTCCAAAAGAAGAACGTTTAGATTCTAGTCGTGTACGAGTTTATAGTGCAAAACAAACAGAAAATGGAAGATTTGTTTTTGAGAATGTTGTTAATCAAGAAACACAAAGTATTGATGCAGAAATCATAGATAAAGTTTCAGAAGAAATTGGAACTACTTATGAGCAGCTTTTAGACTTACAAAGTAATCTTTCTAACTCTGTATCTGAATGA
- a CDS encoding YbhB/YbcL family Raf kinase inhibitor-like protein, translated as MQKVTVFLIFFLYSTISFAQETFTLSSSDIGGQATKTEEFNGFGCTGQNQSPHLSWKNAPKETKSFAITVYDPNAPTESGWWHWVVFDIPSDINELVTGAGDIKQNLMPKEAIQSITNYGVAGYGGPCPPKNHGLHQYIVTLHALKTDKLGLDASTNPAVVGYYLWNNTIAKASLVFYYQR; from the coding sequence ATGCAAAAAGTAACCGTATTCTTAATTTTCTTTCTTTATAGCACTATTTCCTTTGCTCAAGAAACATTTACACTTAGTAGTTCAGATATAGGAGGACAAGCCACCAAAACAGAAGAATTTAATGGTTTTGGATGTACAGGTCAAAATCAATCCCCTCATTTATCTTGGAAGAATGCGCCAAAAGAGACCAAAAGCTTTGCCATTACAGTATATGACCCTAATGCTCCTACTGAAAGTGGATGGTGGCATTGGGTAGTTTTTGATATTCCATCTGATATAAATGAGCTAGTAACTGGTGCTGGAGATATAAAACAGAATCTTATGCCTAAGGAAGCTATTCAAAGTATAACAAATTATGGCGTAGCAGGATATGGAGGACCTTGTCCACCTAAAAATCACGGATTACATCAGTATATTGTAACTCTACACGCTCTCAAAACTGACAAACTAGGTTTAGATGCATCAACTAACCCTGCTGTGGTAGGCTATTATTTATGGAATAATACTATTGCAAAAGCTAGTTTGGTGTTTTATTATCAAAGATAA
- a CDS encoding lysophospholipid acyltransferase family protein: MMIQEKLYELRDAFLLYAKDRGLMILMRPFTTLFQIAFSMWTFFNFFWIMVVCAPFIIFPILMGEKRGGRFAFTIMKIWGFSFSLLSGIIYRIKNKKTLQKGQPYIFIANHNSFLDSPAITLAIPNQFRALGKIEILKMPVFGLIFKYIGVVVDRSSMQSKKRSLRLIKEKLKKQIHVMIFPEGTMNNSDFDMLRFHDGAFLVAIETQTPIAPLVIKNTRRMLPKNSWRVKAGFIEVEFLEPISTEGMTIQDLPALKMQAYQMMQTAYSK; encoded by the coding sequence ATGATGATACAGGAAAAATTATATGAGCTTAGAGATGCTTTCTTGCTTTATGCAAAAGATAGAGGGCTAATGATTTTGATGCGTCCTTTCACAACCCTTTTTCAAATTGCCTTCTCTATGTGGACATTTTTCAATTTCTTTTGGATTATGGTGGTTTGTGCGCCTTTTATCATCTTTCCAATTCTTATGGGCGAAAAAAGAGGTGGAAGGTTTGCCTTTACAATTATGAAGATTTGGGGTTTTAGTTTTAGTCTTTTGAGTGGAATTATTTATCGTATCAAAAACAAAAAAACGCTTCAAAAAGGACAGCCTTATATTTTTATTGCTAATCATAACTCTTTTTTAGATTCGCCTGCCATTACGCTTGCTATTCCAAATCAGTTTAGAGCCTTAGGAAAAATTGAAATTTTGAAGATGCCAGTTTTCGGACTTATTTTCAAATATATCGGTGTTGTAGTAGATAGAAGTAGTATGCAAAGCAAAAAACGAAGCCTACGCCTTATCAAAGAAAAACTAAAAAAGCAGATTCATGTCATGATTTTTCCAGAAGGAACAATGAATAATTCTGACTTTGATATGCTGCGCTTTCACGATGGGGCATTTCTAGTTGCTATCGAAACACAAACACCTATTGCCCCTCTTGTCATTAAAAATACTCGCAGAATGCTTCCTAAAAACAGCTGGAGAGTGAAAGCTGGTTTTATAGAAGTAGAATTTTTAGAGCCTATTTCTACTGAAGGAATGACAATTCAAGACCTTCCTGCACTCAAAATGCAAGCCTACCAAATGATGCAAACTGCATATTCAAAATAA
- a CDS encoding helix-turn-helix domain-containing protein — protein sequence MTTYLLPNDLLENKDQQICIYDYLISNTVTKNKITLNQNIFSFLQEGIKEVTHFDKHITIQNDKFLLIKSGKCLMTEKLSQKKQYRSFLLFFDDDWLISFIEKYKVILENNNTPSPFIAFDYDRYIRNFVLSLIHIHEESKMLQQQILHTKLEEIMLYLVHKNGAAFLYKFLNSTIYNKEHFTSVIENNIYTNLSVEELAFLCNKSISAFKREFKKVYDDSPIKWFREKRLSHAAFLLKHKKLRASDIYMQVGYESLSSFIQAYKKHFGKTPKQHTI from the coding sequence ATGACTACTTACCTACTGCCCAATGATTTATTAGAAAATAAAGACCAACAGATTTGTATTTATGACTATCTAATTAGTAATACTGTTACTAAAAACAAAATTACGCTCAATCAGAATATATTTAGTTTTTTACAAGAAGGAATAAAAGAGGTAACACATTTTGATAAACACATTACTATACAAAATGACAAGTTCTTATTGATTAAATCAGGTAAGTGTTTGATGACTGAAAAGCTATCACAAAAAAAACAGTATAGAAGTTTTTTATTATTTTTCGACGACGACTGGCTGATTAGCTTTATAGAAAAATATAAGGTAATACTTGAAAATAATAATACACCGAGTCCATTTATAGCATTTGATTATGATAGGTACATAAGGAACTTTGTTCTTAGCTTAATACACATTCACGAGGAATCTAAGATGTTACAACAACAAATTTTACATACAAAGTTAGAAGAAATTATGCTGTATCTAGTACATAAAAATGGAGCAGCATTTCTTTACAAATTTTTGAACAGCACGATATACAACAAAGAACATTTTACCTCTGTCATTGAAAATAATATTTATACTAATCTTAGTGTCGAAGAATTGGCATTTCTATGTAATAAGAGTATTTCTGCCTTTAAAAGAGAGTTTAAAAAGGTATATGATGATAGTCCTATAAAGTGGTTTAGAGAGAAGAGATTATCTCATGCAGCATTTCTATTAAAACATAAGAAACTTCGTGCTAGTGATATTTATATGCAAGTGGGTTATGAAAGTTTATCCTCATTCATACAAGCCTATAAAAAACACTTTGGTAAAACACCTAAACAGCATACTATATAA
- a CDS encoding DUF3616 domain-containing protein, whose product MQDKNIDKEPKRIQFYLNNELNPLEDAKIRDDISSVVRTGKNIWIGFDESLGLERLELVTFGEKQSFRKHTHFPLEDYIDLTDDSEVDIEGLAYDNYYLWVTGSQSKKRNDVDKEDDLKEQIDDLTELKYDYNRYTLARIPCVPNKETGDWELHKEIQHPKNEDITLRAAKLKGGKKHTQLSKKLGKDKHFKEFMDLPCKENGFDIEGLAVDGERIFLGMRGPVLRGWATIIEIAVKETKKGKLKLKKIGEEKDGKTMKYRKHFLDLKGMGIRELCLQTNDLLILGGPTMDLDGTISLYRIKNGLEDASYSINPDVERVFDVAKGAEIERGKDKAEGITPMANGDLLIVYDAPKDDRLIGESNIEMDIFPYQN is encoded by the coding sequence ATGCAAGACAAAAATATAGACAAAGAACCAAAGCGTATTCAGTTTTATCTCAACAACGAACTCAATCCTTTAGAAGATGCCAAAATTAGAGATGATATTTCATCAGTTGTCAGAACAGGAAAAAATATTTGGATTGGTTTTGATGAGAGCTTAGGATTGGAACGCTTAGAGCTTGTTACTTTTGGAGAGAAACAGAGTTTTAGAAAGCACACTCATTTTCCATTAGAAGATTATATTGATTTGACAGACGATAGTGAAGTGGACATTGAAGGTTTGGCGTATGACAATTATTATCTTTGGGTAACAGGCTCACAGAGTAAAAAACGCAATGATGTAGATAAAGAAGATGACCTAAAAGAACAGATAGACGACCTTACCGAACTCAAATACGATTACAATAGATACACGCTTGCTAGAATCCCTTGTGTTCCCAATAAAGAAACTGGAGACTGGGAACTTCACAAAGAAATTCAGCATCCAAAAAATGAAGATATTACGCTTAGAGCTGCCAAACTAAAAGGAGGAAAGAAACATACACAGCTTTCTAAAAAGTTGGGTAAAGACAAGCACTTTAAGGAATTTATGGATTTGCCTTGTAAGGAAAACGGTTTTGATATTGAAGGGTTGGCAGTAGATGGAGAGCGTATTTTTCTAGGAATGCGAGGTCCTGTATTGAGAGGTTGGGCAACTATTATTGAAATTGCTGTCAAGGAAACCAAAAAAGGAAAGCTAAAGCTCAAAAAAATAGGAGAAGAAAAAGATGGAAAGACAATGAAGTATCGCAAACACTTCCTAGACCTCAAAGGAATGGGAATTAGAGAACTTTGTTTGCAAACGAACGATTTGCTCATCTTGGGAGGTCCTACAATGGATTTGGATGGAACAATTTCTTTATACAGAATAAAAAATGGTTTGGAAGATGCCAGTTATTCTATTAACCCTGATGTAGAACGTGTTTTTGATGTAGCCAAAGGCGCAGAAATAGAACGAGGCAAAGACAAAGCAGAGGGAATTACACCTATGGCAAATGGCGATTTGCTTATTGTTTATGATGCACCAAAAGACGACCGTCTGATTGGAGAATCTAATATAGAGATGGATATTTTTCCATATCAAAATTGA